The proteins below come from a single Halomicroarcula saliterrae genomic window:
- a CDS encoding histidine kinase N-terminal 7TM domain-containing protein — protein MVDAAGTSVIIALLMVTAAGVSFVFVWYSWFRADHPISETFALLMLADGLWALFSFLGYISPTDAIALLWPVPTTAASSFGTVAWFIFVTRYTADSEWIPVAVERALFGLAALYVTLFALNPGGVVHAASGVGRYGLLRLPYPEPGPVLLGYTLFTYVLLAVTFGLLGRFLLRTRNLYRKQAALIFGATIVVTLSTVFYVAGFSLHPQLVLTPVFLVVQAVGIGIALYRYDFLDVSPMAAHTLLAEMEDPVFVVNTDGRIADWNRAAAAHIDTDDAYPAIDDIGHPELSAALASTDGGAESPTPTVTTTATRNGRPERVTFDVRTTAIPDRYGVVRGHAVVLRDITEQEERKRALETQNERLEEFTGVVSHDLRNPLQVIDSRIELARQTGDLSHLDDASEATQRMETLLDDLLDLAREGRVLDETNEVALADCVADAWASIAAPDAALTVETDRTLVADASRLQQVFENLFRNALDHGGTGVTITVTDTEDGFAIADDGPGIPEAERDTVFDLGMTTDADGTGFGLAIVERVVDAHGWSISVAESHAGGARFEVSLGEHAPLTVED, from the coding sequence ATGGTCGACGCGGCCGGAACAAGTGTAATCATCGCCCTCCTGATGGTCACCGCTGCCGGTGTGAGCTTCGTGTTCGTCTGGTACTCCTGGTTCCGAGCCGACCACCCTATCTCCGAGACGTTCGCCCTGCTGATGCTCGCGGACGGGCTCTGGGCGCTGTTTAGCTTTCTGGGCTACATCAGCCCGACGGACGCCATCGCCCTGCTGTGGCCGGTGCCGACGACCGCCGCCTCGTCGTTTGGCACCGTTGCCTGGTTCATCTTTGTCACCAGATACACCGCCGACAGCGAGTGGATTCCTGTCGCCGTCGAACGAGCGCTGTTCGGCCTCGCCGCGCTGTACGTGACGCTGTTCGCACTCAACCCCGGCGGCGTCGTCCACGCGGCGAGCGGTGTCGGCCGCTACGGGCTCCTCCGGCTCCCCTATCCGGAGCCCGGCCCGGTCTTGCTCGGCTACACGCTGTTCACCTACGTCCTGCTGGCGGTCACGTTCGGCCTGCTGGGGCGGTTCCTGCTCCGGACTCGGAACCTCTACCGTAAGCAGGCCGCGCTGATATTCGGCGCGACTATCGTAGTGACGCTCTCGACGGTCTTCTACGTCGCCGGCTTCAGCCTCCACCCACAGCTCGTCCTGACGCCTGTCTTCCTGGTCGTTCAGGCGGTAGGCATCGGCATCGCGCTGTACCGGTACGACTTCCTCGACGTCTCGCCGATGGCCGCACACACGCTCCTCGCGGAGATGGAAGACCCGGTGTTCGTGGTCAACACCGACGGCCGAATCGCCGACTGGAACCGCGCGGCTGCGGCGCACATCGACACCGACGACGCGTATCCCGCTATCGACGACATCGGACATCCGGAGCTCTCGGCCGCGCTCGCGTCCACGGACGGCGGCGCCGAGTCCCCCACCCCGACGGTCACGACGACCGCCACCCGGAACGGCCGACCGGAGCGTGTCACGTTCGACGTCCGAACGACGGCGATTCCGGACCGCTACGGCGTCGTCAGGGGCCACGCCGTCGTCCTGCGGGACATCACCGAACAGGAGGAGCGCAAACGCGCGCTGGAGACGCAAAACGAGCGCTTAGAGGAGTTCACCGGCGTCGTGAGCCACGACCTCCGCAACCCCCTGCAGGTCATCGACAGCCGCATCGAACTGGCCCGACAGACCGGCGACCTCTCCCATCTGGACGACGCGAGCGAGGCGACACAGCGGATGGAGACGCTGCTCGACGATCTCCTCGACCTCGCCCGGGAGGGGCGGGTCCTCGACGAGACGAACGAGGTGGCCCTCGCGGACTGCGTGGCCGACGCGTGGGCCTCGATAGCGGCGCCCGACGCCGCGCTTACCGTCGAGACCGACCGGACCCTCGTCGCGGACGCATCGCGGCTCCAGCAGGTGTTCGAGAACCTCTTTCGGAACGCACTGGACCACGGGGGCACCGGCGTGACCATCACGGTCACCGACACCGAGGACGGGTTCGCCATCGCGGACGACGGCCCGGGGATTCCCGAAGCCGAACGCGATACCGTCTTCGACCTCGGGATGACCACCGACGCCGATGGCACCGGCTTCGGGCTGGCCATCGTCGAGCGCGTCGTCGATGCCCACGGCTGGTCAATATCGGTGGCGGAGAGCCACGCGGGCGGCGCTCGGTTCGAGGTGTCGCTGGGCGAGCATGCGCCGCTCACCGTCGAGGATTGA
- a CDS encoding iron-sulfur cluster assembly scaffold protein, with product MGIGGSDMYRQQILEHYKNPRNTGEIENPTFTHVGENPMCGDEIRMDVVLSEDEETIERVAFRGDGCAISQASASMLSERLHGMGVEELRALDRDDIVDMLGVDISPMRIKCAVLAEKVAQDGADIYFDELDIDRTTTEDDD from the coding sequence ATGGGTATCGGAGGCTCCGACATGTACCGGCAGCAGATTCTCGAGCACTACAAGAACCCCCGCAACACCGGGGAGATCGAGAATCCGACGTTCACCCACGTGGGCGAGAACCCGATGTGCGGTGACGAAATCCGGATGGACGTGGTGTTGAGCGAGGACGAGGAGACCATCGAGCGGGTCGCCTTCCGCGGGGACGGCTGTGCCATCTCCCAGGCCTCGGCGTCGATGCTCAGCGAGCGGCTCCACGGGATGGGCGTCGAGGAGCTGCGGGCGCTGGACCGCGACGACATCGTCGACATGCTCGGGGTCGACATCTCGCCGATGCGTATCAAGTGCGCAGTCCTGGCGGAGAAGGTCGCCCAGGACGGCGCGGACATCTACTTCGACGAGTTGGACATCGACCGGACGACCACCGAAGACGACGACTGA
- a CDS encoding class I SAM-dependent methyltransferase: MPDNEWDADDYDDGHGFVAEYGEDVVGLLDPQPGERILDLGCGTGTLTAEIAGSGADVVGIDAAEPMVAQAREAYPDLTFAVADAREYTPEGTFDAVFSNAALHWIPGPDHDAVLATVADALAEDGRFVAEFGGRGNVSRVETAVRAELAERGYDTDHSWYFPSVGEYAPRLESHGLEVTSAWLFDRPTELDGGEAGLREWVGMFGDELLAPVSETDREAVVRGVEERLRPALFDPETETWTADYRRVRFVARR; this comes from the coding sequence ATGCCCGACAACGAGTGGGACGCCGACGACTACGACGACGGCCACGGCTTCGTCGCCGAGTACGGCGAGGACGTCGTGGGACTGCTCGACCCCCAGCCGGGCGAGCGGATTCTCGACCTCGGCTGTGGCACGGGTACGCTGACAGCCGAGATAGCCGGCAGCGGGGCCGACGTGGTCGGTATCGACGCCGCCGAGCCGATGGTCGCGCAGGCCCGCGAGGCCTACCCCGACCTGACGTTCGCGGTGGCCGACGCCCGCGAGTACACTCCCGAGGGCACGTTCGACGCCGTCTTCTCGAACGCCGCGCTCCACTGGATACCCGGTCCCGACCACGACGCCGTCCTCGCGACGGTCGCGGACGCGCTGGCCGAGGACGGCCGGTTCGTCGCGGAGTTCGGCGGCCGCGGCAACGTCTCGCGGGTCGAGACAGCGGTGCGGGCCGAGCTGGCCGAGCGCGGCTACGACACCGACCACTCGTGGTACTTCCCGAGCGTCGGTGAGTACGCGCCCCGGCTCGAATCACACGGGCTCGAAGTGACCAGCGCGTGGCTGTTCGACCGCCCGACCGAACTCGACGGCGGCGAGGCGGGGCTGCGCGAGTGGGTCGGGATGTTCGGCGACGAGCTGCTGGCCCCCGTCTCCGAGACGGACCGCGAAGCCGTCGTCAGGGGCGTCGAGGAGCGACTGCGCCCGGCGCTGTTCGACCCGGAGACGGAGACGTGGACGGCCGACTACCGGCGCGTTCGGTTCGTCGCCCGACGGTAA